The following is a genomic window from Sulfitobacter pontiacus.
CGCCCTGAAAGGTCTGCGCGCCTTCGGTCCAGATGGTTTCGGTCTCGAAGCTGGACGACGGCAGTTCTTTCAGCTGCTCCATCGTATAGGTGTGTTCCATGTCGCCTGTCGTGACGGTCAGAACGGCGTCTTCTTGTGCACTTACAGCAGTGGCCAATGCGGCACCGCACAGTGCGGCGGTGATTGTCTTGGTGAAAGCTTGAAACGTCATAACTCGGTATCCTTCCCCTGTGTTTGTACATCAACCTTAGGTTAACGCCGTTTGGAGAGCGACTGAGATTAAGGGTATTCTTACTATACGAAGGTATAGCCGTCAAAAATTCGACACAGTTATCCTATCCTCATGTGTGCTATTATTCGCCCATAAGTTGGTCTACGACTACTTAAGCAGCATTGAGGTGGTGGCGAGGGAAGGAAAGAACTTATGGCATTACGGATACTGATTGCGGACGACCACGATATGGTCCGCGAAACGATTGCAATGTTTCTGGACGCCGATGGCGGGACAGAGACGGTTGCAGCAAGCGACCTGCCCGAAGCGATGGCCAAGATAGAGGCAGAGGGGCCGTTTGATCTGGTACTGCTCGACTATACGATGCCCGGCATGAAGGGGCTTGAGGCGCTGCCTAAGGTCATGAAAGCCAACGAAGAAAAGCCTGTCGGTCTGATTTCGGGCACGGCAACGCGGTTGATCGCGGAACAGGCGCTGGCCATGGGCGCGATCGGTTTCCTGCCCAAGACGCTGCCTGCGAAATCACTGGTCAACGCGGTCCGCTTTATGGCCGCGGGCGAGATTTACGCGCCCGTCAACTTTATGTCTGGCAAGGACGATCCCGAAGAAACCGACTTTGAAAAGGCCCTGTCAGAGAGG
Proteins encoded in this region:
- a CDS encoding response regulator; amino-acid sequence: MALRILIADDHDMVRETIAMFLDADGGTETVAASDLPEAMAKIEAEGPFDLVLLDYTMPGMKGLEALPKVMKANEEKPVGLISGTATRLIAEQALAMGAIGFLPKTLPAKSLVNAVRFMAAGEIYAPVNFMSGKDDPEETDFEKALSERERQVLRGLMEAKSNKEIARDLELQEVTIKLHVKTLCRKLDARNRTDAAMIARSAGFI